In Hermetia illucens chromosome 5, iHerIll2.2.curated.20191125, whole genome shotgun sequence, a single window of DNA contains:
- the LOC119657835 gene encoding uncharacterized protein LOC119657835 isoform X1, whose protein sequence is MLVIFLFLCLLLPTDVVLKHGGSSLKILDINCSTNEEWLTNSSCVIKATRGSGGVINAIAYIKKTIYKCNVHIKSFRWYNGWKPFVVNRVVNVCQLFEKQANVFDKVAKKLFLLHSNINHACPYNGAVKINGISPNLSFIPSILEAGRYRLQLEFNETSSRPEWIGTLAVDVNINHPFRPSLI, encoded by the exons ATGCTTGTGATCTTtttatttctttgtttgttgCTACCTACTGATGTAGTTCTAAAGCAT GGAGGTAGCAGCCTCAAAATTTTAGATATTAATTGTTCAACTAACGAAGAATGGCTAACTAATTCCTCTTGTGTCATTAAAGCGACTCGTGGGAGCGGTGGTGTAATAAACGCTATTGCTTATATCAAAAAAACGATTTATAAGTGTAAC GTTCATATAAAAAGTTTTCGATGGTATAACGGATGGAAACCTTTTGTGGTAAATCGTGTCGTCAACGTATGTCAACTTTTCGAAAAACAGGCGAATGTTTTCGACAAAGTCGCTAAGAAGTTGTTTTTGCTTCATTCTAATATCAACCACGCATGCCCTTATAAT gGTGCAGTAAAAATTAATGGGATTTCACCAAACTTGTCCTTCATCCCATCTATTCTTGAAGCAGGACGGTATCGGCTGCAGCTTGAATTCAATGAAACTTCATCTAGACCCGAATGGATTGGCACATTGGCCGTTGACGTCAACATCAACCATCCCTTTCGTCCGTCTCTTATTTAA
- the LOC119657835 gene encoding uncharacterized protein LOC119657835 isoform X2 has product MLVIFLFLCLLLPTDVVLKHGATRGSGGVINAIAYIKKTIYKCNVHIKSFRWYNGWKPFVVNRVVNVCQLFEKQANVFDKVAKKLFLLHSNINHACPYNGAVKINGISPNLSFIPSILEAGRYRLQLEFNETSSRPEWIGTLAVDVNINHPFRPSLI; this is encoded by the exons ATGCTTGTGATCTTtttatttctttgtttgttgCTACCTACTGATGTAGTTCTAAAGCAT GGAG CGACTCGTGGGAGCGGTGGTGTAATAAACGCTATTGCTTATATCAAAAAAACGATTTATAAGTGTAAC GTTCATATAAAAAGTTTTCGATGGTATAACGGATGGAAACCTTTTGTGGTAAATCGTGTCGTCAACGTATGTCAACTTTTCGAAAAACAGGCGAATGTTTTCGACAAAGTCGCTAAGAAGTTGTTTTTGCTTCATTCTAATATCAACCACGCATGCCCTTATAAT gGTGCAGTAAAAATTAATGGGATTTCACCAAACTTGTCCTTCATCCCATCTATTCTTGAAGCAGGACGGTATCGGCTGCAGCTTGAATTCAATGAAACTTCATCTAGACCCGAATGGATTGGCACATTGGCCGTTGACGTCAACATCAACCATCCCTTTCGTCCGTCTCTTATTTAA